Proteins encoded together in one Dermacentor variabilis isolate Ectoservices chromosome 2, ASM5094787v1, whole genome shotgun sequence window:
- the LOC142573023 gene encoding uncharacterized protein LOC142573023, with translation MPMSCVAYGCSSRDSPSRTVRFFRFPSVKRDRQRREAWIRAVKRQDAQGRPWQPSAASRLCGKHFVTGAPSLSPRHPDFIPTLFVYTDQFRKKDAVDRHVRTAARSKRKAGAPPTAGTEVSGQGGTCKGHSDGEPDTSCVQGADSSFDEEGAADALLLLATSPMLTEPQEVLEPTPLSREENTDHLLTENVALQRKVGDLELQCRKLKRCTFSVDTIHKSSFKFYTGLQSKEQFEALFKHIEKNAERMVYWDGGKTQAKERQLSKREELFMVLYRLRTGVCAKEVARIFGISQSCLSRIFCTWVIFLDKELSALTRFPTLAEIKRHMPMAFSDFSNTRVILDCTEVRIQRPSKLQAQRHTFSSYKHYNTFKALVGVTPDGYISFVPDLWGWHVSDSEVVEKSGLLGLLDAGDGVMVDKGFRLEGVFPPSIQIHMPPFKMGNQLSASDVIATRKIAGARIHVDRVIRRIKEFHFLDKPLPINMLDIIDSIFRTCAFLCNFLQPIISINNENK, from the exons ATGCCAATGTCGTGTGTCGCGTACGGCTGCAGTTCACGTGACAGTCCCAGCAGGACAGTGCGGTTTTTCCGATTTCCGTCGGTAAAACGAGATCGACAGCGCCGTGAAGCCTGGATTAGGGCTGTGAAGCGGCAAGATGCGCAAGGGCGTCCATGGCAGCCGTCAGCAGCATCTCGACTCTGCGGGAAgcactttgtgacag GGGCACCTTCACTGTCACCCAGACATCCGGACTTCATACCGACGCTGTTCGTGTATACAGACCAGTTCAGAAAGAAGGACGCGGTCGACCGCCATGTTCGTACCGCGGCGCGTTCCAAGAGGAAAGCAGGCGCTCCACCAACAGCAG GTACAGAGGTTTCAGGTCAAGGAGGAACTTGTAAAGGTCACAGTGATGGGGAACCAGACACGTCATGTGTTCAGG GTGCAGACTCTTCATTCGACGAGGAAGGAGCAGCTGATGCACTCTTGCTGCTTGCAACATCCCCAATGCTCACTGAGCCACAGGAGGTCCTAGAGCCAACGCCCTTAAGCAGAGAGGAGAACACTGACCACCTATTAACTGAAAATGTGGCATTACAACGGAAAGTCGGGGATCTAGAACTGCAATGCAGAAAGCTAAAACGCTGCACGTTTTCTGTGGATACTATTCACAAATCGTCTTTTAAGTTTTATACAGGACTGCAAAGTAAGGAACAGTTTGAAGCACTCTTTAAGCACATTGAAAAAAATGCAGAACGCATGGTTTATTGGGATGGaggaaaaacacaagcaaaggaaagacagctCTCCAAGCGCGAAGAACTTTTCATGGTGCTGTATAGGCTCAGGACTGGTGTTTGTGCCAAGGAAGTGGCTCGAATCTTTGGAATTTCTCAGTCATGCCTTAGTCGCATCTTTTGTACATGGGTAATTTTTCTCGATAAAGAGCTCTCAGCattgacaaggtttcccacattaGCAGAGATCAAAAGGCACATGCCAATGGCATTCAGTGACTTCTCAAACACTAGAGTCATCCTTGATTGCACAGAGGTGAGAATCCAAAGACCTTCAAAACTACAGGCACAGAGGCATACTTTCTCCTCGTACAAGCATTATAACACGTTCAAAGCACTTGTTGGGGTAACACCAGATGGCTACATTTCATTTGTGCCAGATTTGTGGGGTTGGCatgttagtgatagcgaagttGTCGAAAAATCGGGCCTACTGGGTTTATTAGATGCGGGGGACGGTGTGATGGTCGACAAAGGCTTTAGGTTGGAGGGCGTTTTTCCACCATCTATTCAAATCCACATGCCACCATTTAAAATGGGGAACCAATTGTCAGCTAGTGACGTGATTGCCACCCGAAAAATAGCTGGCGCTAGGATCCATGTTGACCGAGTCATAAGACGTATCAAAGAATTTCATTTTTTAGACAAACCACTGCCAATCAACATGCTCGACATTATTGACAGCATTTTTAGGACTTGCGCCTTTTTGTGCAATTTTCTACAGCCAATCATTTCAATCAATAATGAGAACAAGTAG